One part of the Olleya sp. YS genome encodes these proteins:
- the frr gene encoding ribosome recycling factor: MNEEITFIIDTANEAMDKAIKHLEKQFVNIRAGKASPAMLGSVMVDYYGSQTPLSQVANVNTPDGRTITVQPWEKGMLQEIEKAIMVANLGFNPMNNGESIIINVPPLTEERRRDLAKQAKAEAEDAKVGVRNARKDANNDIKKVEDASEDVQKNAEADVQTLTDKFVKKIDDILSNKESEIMTV; this comes from the coding sequence ATGAACGAAGAGATTACATTTATTATAGATACAGCTAACGAAGCAATGGATAAAGCCATTAAGCATCTAGAAAAGCAATTTGTAAATATTAGAGCCGGAAAAGCTAGTCCTGCAATGTTAGGTAGCGTTATGGTTGACTATTATGGTTCTCAAACACCTTTAAGTCAAGTAGCCAACGTCAACACACCTGATGGTAGAACCATTACGGTTCAACCATGGGAAAAAGGAATGCTTCAAGAGATTGAAAAAGCTATTATGGTAGCAAATCTTGGATTTAACCCAATGAATAATGGAGAAAGCATTATAATTAACGTTCCGCCTTTAACAGAAGAACGTAGACGTGATTTAGCTAAACAAGCTAAAGCTGAAGCTGAAGACGCTAAAGTAGGAGTTAGAAACGCACGTAAAGACGCCAATAACGATATTAAAAAAGTAGAAGATGCATCTGAAGATGTACAAAAAAACGCAGAAGCAGACGTACAAACATTGACAGATAAATTCGTTAAAAAAATTGACGATATATTATCTAATAAAGAATCAGAGATTATGACTGTATAA
- the tsf gene encoding translation elongation factor Ts, with product MSEVKISAAEVNKLRKATGAGMMDCKKALVEAGGDFDAAIDVLRKKGQKVAEKRADRDSSEGAAAVKINDNNTVGVAIVLGCETDFVGKNENFLALANQMAEKAINFDNKEDFLASDFGGMTVAEKLVEQTGVIGEKLEINAFEKLEAPYVGSYVHINKIGALVGLSQEDETVAKDVAMQVASMGATTLSYKDFDPAFVASETEARIAVIEKDNEELARLGKTLKNVPQYISMSQLTPEVLAQAEADAKAELKAEGKPEQIWDKILPGKMDRFISDNTTLDQEQCLLDQKFIKDEKMTVADYVASKNVEVTGFKRVSLG from the coding sequence ATGAGTGAAGTAAAAATTTCAGCAGCAGAAGTAAATAAATTAAGAAAAGCAACTGGTGCAGGTATGATGGATTGTAAAAAAGCCTTAGTAGAAGCTGGAGGTGATTTTGATGCAGCAATCGATGTATTACGTAAAAAAGGACAAAAAGTAGCAGAAAAAAGAGCAGACAGAGACTCTTCAGAAGGTGCTGCTGCAGTAAAAATTAATGATAACAACACTGTAGGTGTTGCTATCGTATTAGGATGTGAAACAGATTTTGTTGGTAAAAACGAAAATTTCTTAGCATTAGCAAACCAAATGGCTGAAAAAGCAATCAACTTTGATAATAAAGAAGATTTCTTAGCATCAGATTTTGGTGGTATGACCGTTGCAGAAAAATTAGTTGAGCAAACTGGTGTAATTGGTGAAAAATTAGAAATCAACGCTTTTGAAAAATTAGAAGCACCTTATGTTGGATCTTATGTTCACATCAATAAAATCGGAGCTTTAGTTGGTTTATCTCAAGAAGATGAAACTGTAGCTAAAGACGTAGCAATGCAAGTAGCATCTATGGGAGCAACAACTTTATCTTACAAAGATTTTGATCCTGCATTTGTCGCTTCAGAAACTGAAGCTAGAATTGCAGTTATCGAAAAAGATAATGAAGAGTTAGCACGTTTAGGTAAGACGCTTAAAAATGTACCTCAGTACATTTCTATGTCTCAATTAACTCCAGAAGTTTTAGCTCAAGCTGAAGCTGATGCTAAAGCAGAATTAAAAGCTGAAGGTAAGCCAGAACAAATCTGGGACAAAATCTTACCAGGAAAAATGGATCGTTTTATTTCTGATAACACGACTTTAGATCAAGAACAATGTTTACTTGACCAGAAGTTTATTAAAGACGAAAAAATGACTGTTGCAGATTATGTAGCATCTAAAAACGTTGAAGTAACAGGTTTTAAACGTGTGTCTTTAGGATAA
- a CDS encoding efflux RND transporter permease subunit, with the protein MLKLFSANFWDVVARLILRNKIAILLSVIVVTILFSTQWKYMRFTYTEANLLPDDHEVNVTYNDFLKVFGEEGNLVVLGIKDSTLFTVDKLNAWNALSDSFRNNPEVETVVSIKDLQKLIKDEEQEKFVLEPFIKDSVTSIQEIEKLTDQLFNKYPFYDNFLFNKETKTVRTAIYLKKDIVNTPARKEFIINNLVTKIDAFKKAQNLDVRVSGMPYIRTLNAQNIVDEINLFVLAALLVTSLIFFLFFRSFRATFISLIVVSIGVMWTLGIIGLLGYEITVLTALIPPLIIVIGIPNCIFLINKYQNEVKSHGNKVRSLQRVITKVGNATLMTNVTTASGFATFILTESQLLKEFGVVASLSILAIFILCLLIIPIIYTFLPFPKDRHLEHLNKRWIGGFVDWMERMVKEKRITIYVTSLVLLIVCLIGIFQIKISGSLIEDMPKNAQFFKDIRFFEDEFDGIMPLEIMVDTKKKQGVMKPSTLKRMDKIEEFINETPEFSKPISVVGLVKYSKQAYYNGNPKYYQLPSPGLEESFILKYAKNSSSKVDLLTNFVDSTGQYARITTFMKDIGTDKMERIQENLQAKIDNVFPKKKYNVTMTGKALVFQKGTKYLVKNLAISLSLAVILISLFMAYMFRSFRMIIVSLIPNLLPLVVTAGLMGYIGVPIKPSTILVFSIAFGISVDDTIHFLAKYRQELQANNWKIKKSVYGALRETGVSMFYTSIVLFFGFSVFIISSFGGTVALGALVSVTLLFAMLSNLLLLPSLLLSLERSIANKEVLKKPTINIIPEEDDDENAFLKE; encoded by the coding sequence ATGTTAAAACTATTTTCAGCAAACTTTTGGGATGTTGTTGCAAGATTAATTTTGCGCAATAAAATAGCTATTCTATTAAGTGTCATTGTAGTAACAATACTATTTAGTACACAATGGAAGTATATGCGTTTTACCTACACTGAAGCCAATTTGCTACCAGATGATCATGAAGTTAATGTGACTTACAATGATTTTTTAAAAGTATTTGGTGAAGAAGGTAATCTTGTAGTTTTGGGTATTAAAGACTCCACATTATTTACGGTTGACAAACTTAACGCTTGGAATGCATTATCAGATAGTTTTAGAAATAATCCAGAGGTCGAAACAGTTGTCTCTATAAAAGATCTTCAAAAACTAATTAAAGACGAAGAACAAGAAAAGTTTGTACTTGAACCATTTATTAAAGATTCGGTTACATCCATTCAGGAAATAGAAAAACTGACAGATCAATTATTTAATAAATATCCTTTTTACGACAATTTTTTATTCAATAAAGAAACAAAAACGGTTCGTACAGCTATTTACCTTAAAAAAGATATAGTAAATACACCAGCAAGAAAAGAGTTTATAATTAATAATCTAGTTACTAAAATTGACGCGTTTAAAAAAGCTCAAAATTTAGACGTTAGGGTGTCCGGAATGCCTTATATACGTACGCTAAATGCACAAAATATAGTAGATGAAATAAACCTTTTTGTATTAGCTGCATTATTAGTGACATCTTTAATATTCTTTTTATTTTTTAGGTCTTTTAGAGCAACTTTCATCTCGTTAATTGTCGTTAGTATAGGAGTGATGTGGACCTTAGGTATCATAGGATTGCTAGGTTACGAAATTACTGTATTAACAGCATTAATTCCGCCATTAATAATCGTTATTGGTATCCCAAACTGTATTTTCTTAATCAATAAATACCAAAACGAGGTTAAATCTCATGGTAATAAAGTAAGAAGTTTGCAACGTGTTATTACCAAAGTAGGTAATGCGACTTTAATGACCAACGTAACTACTGCATCTGGTTTTGCAACATTTATTTTAACCGAAAGTCAATTACTTAAAGAGTTTGGTGTAGTAGCGTCTTTAAGTATTCTTGCCATTTTTATATTGTGTTTACTTATTATTCCAATTATTTACACTTTTTTACCATTTCCTAAAGACAGACACCTAGAGCACCTTAATAAGCGTTGGATTGGTGGATTTGTAGATTGGATGGAACGTATGGTAAAAGAAAAACGTATTACCATTTACGTGACGTCATTGGTATTATTAATTGTATGCTTAATTGGTATTTTCCAAATAAAAATTTCGGGAAGCCTCATAGAAGACATGCCAAAAAACGCCCAGTTTTTTAAAGATATTCGCTTTTTTGAAGACGAGTTTGATGGTATTATGCCTTTAGAAATCATGGTGGACACCAAAAAGAAGCAAGGTGTCATGAAACCTAGTACTCTCAAACGAATGGATAAAATTGAAGAGTTTATTAACGAAACTCCAGAGTTTTCTAAACCTATTTCGGTTGTTGGATTAGTAAAATATTCTAAGCAAGCTTACTATAATGGTAATCCTAAATACTATCAATTACCTTCTCCAGGACTAGAAGAATCTTTCATTTTAAAATATGCAAAAAACTCGTCTTCAAAAGTAGATTTGTTAACAAACTTTGTGGATAGTACTGGTCAATATGCCAGAATCACCACGTTTATGAAAGATATTGGAACCGACAAAATGGAGCGTATCCAAGAAAATCTTCAAGCTAAAATAGACAACGTATTTCCTAAAAAAAAATACAATGTTACCATGACAGGTAAAGCATTAGTATTTCAAAAAGGAACTAAATATTTAGTAAAAAACTTAGCCATATCGCTATCACTTGCAGTGATATTAATTTCATTATTTATGGCATACATGTTTCGTTCGTTCAGAATGATTATTGTATCTCTTATACCTAACCTATTACCTTTAGTGGTTACAGCAGGATTAATGGGATACATTGGTGTGCCTATAAAGCCTTCCACAATTTTAGTGTTTAGTATTGCATTTGGAATATCTGTGGATGATACCATTCACTTTTTAGCTAAATACAGACAAGAGTTACAAGCCAATAACTGGAAAATTAAAAAATCTGTGTATGGTGCTTTACGCGAAACAGGAGTTAGTATGTTTTACACATCAATAGTTTTGTTTTTTGGATTTTCAGTATTTATTATTTCAAGTTTTGGCGGAACGGTTGCTCTTGGAGCATTAGTTTCTGTAACCTTACTATTTGCTATGTTATCCAACTTACTATTATTACCTTCGTTATTATTATCCTTAGAACGAAGCATTGCCAATAAAGAAGTATTAAAAAAACCAACTATAAATATTATTCCAGAGGAAGATGATGATGAAAATGCCTTTCTTAAAGAATAA
- the rpsB gene encoding 30S ribosomal protein S2 yields the protein MAVEVKELLEAGVHFGHLTRKWDPNMAPYVYMERNGIHIINLYKTAAKMDEAGDALAKIAASGRKILFVATKKQAKDIVAEKAGNINMPFITERWPGGMLTNFVTIRKAIKKMATIDRMKKDGTFLTLSKKERLQVDRLRAKLEKNLGSIVDMTRLPGALFVVDIKREHIAIKEAQKLNIPIFAMVDTNSDPRQVDYVIPANDDASKSIDKILTHVTDAITNGLNERKAEKANKEAAKDAVKAEKAAPKKAVAAKKEEEE from the coding sequence ATGGCAGTAGAAGTAAAAGAATTACTTGAAGCAGGTGTACACTTCGGTCACCTAACACGTAAGTGGGATCCAAACATGGCTCCTTACGTATATATGGAGCGTAACGGTATCCATATTATAAACCTATACAAAACAGCAGCTAAAATGGACGAAGCTGGAGATGCATTAGCAAAAATTGCAGCTTCAGGTCGTAAAATTTTATTTGTTGCAACAAAAAAGCAAGCAAAAGATATCGTAGCAGAAAAAGCTGGAAACATCAACATGCCTTTCATTACTGAAAGATGGCCAGGTGGAATGTTAACCAACTTTGTAACTATCCGTAAAGCAATCAAAAAGATGGCGACTATAGATAGAATGAAAAAAGACGGTACCTTTTTAACCTTATCTAAAAAAGAACGTTTACAAGTTGACCGTTTAAGAGCTAAGTTAGAAAAAAACTTAGGGTCTATCGTTGACATGACACGTTTACCAGGTGCTTTATTTGTTGTTGACATTAAGCGTGAACATATCGCGATTAAAGAAGCTCAAAAATTAAACATTCCAATTTTTGCAATGGTAGATACTAACTCTGATCCACGTCAGGTAGATTACGTAATACCAGCAAACGATGATGCTTCTAAATCAATCGATAAAATTTTAACGCACGTTACAGACGCTATTACAAATGGTCTTAACGAGCGTAAAGCTGAAAAAGCTAATAAAGAAGCAGCTAAAGATGCAGTAAAAGCAGAAAAGGCAGCTCCAAAAAAGGCAGTAGCAGCTAAAAAAGAGGAAGAAGAATAA
- the rpsI gene encoding 30S ribosomal protein S9: MEVIHKIGRRKTAVARVYLSKGKGNITINSKDIKDYFDTATLQYKVNQPLALTENEGNFDIKVNVFGGGITGQAEAIRLAISRAMCELNDENRGILKPEGLLTRDPRMVERKKFGQKKARKKFQFSKR, encoded by the coding sequence ATGGAAGTCATTCACAAAATTGGTCGTCGTAAGACCGCAGTTGCTCGTGTGTACCTTTCTAAAGGAAAAGGAAACATTACGATTAACAGTAAAGACATTAAAGACTACTTCGATACAGCAACATTACAATACAAAGTAAACCAACCATTAGCTTTAACAGAAAATGAAGGTAACTTTGATATTAAAGTAAATGTATTTGGAGGAGGTATTACAGGTCAAGCAGAAGCTATCCGTTTAGCAATTTCTCGTGCTATGTGCGAGTTAAATGACGAAAACAGAGGTATTCTTAAACCTGAAGGATTATTAACAAGAGACCCAAGAATGGTAGAGCGTAAAAAATTCGGACAGAAAAAAGCGCGTAAAAAATTCCAATTCTCGAAACGTTAA
- a CDS encoding DUF5686 family protein, with translation MQHYNSSTLKYLLVVLCFLSVTLVHAQEPKEKNLKVNDTTKSGELLKQIGNGFFPTKVWNFDLRYLIKFNQYEGFRTGLGGITNEAFSEKFRIDSYLVYGFRDDSFKYKIGGGFRVNPDTKTWINISYIDDLKETGSSAFLTDSRSFSFFEPRLLNIDLFHKHITSAVSIEHEINPKLYTKAELAISNIRPTYDYNYVLDNKNYSGFETSTAKIALQWDPFNSTVQLEDGTTSINQGYPKFTLQYTKSFKDVFNADFNFSKLDFRTIHKIKLNKDSYTIGTLSAGIAHGDAPLTHLYHAYPNNITKETILQRFSVAGINSFETMYFNEFFSDRFSTLVIKHYVKPFAIAKRFNPQLVLVTRYAIGNMNNIERHQNVSFETLKHGYTESGFEINKLIFGFGLSATYRYGAYHLSREEDNIALKFTFNITL, from the coding sequence ATGCAGCACTATAATTCTTCTACATTAAAATATCTATTAGTTGTTTTGTGCTTTTTAAGTGTGACTCTAGTCCATGCACAAGAACCCAAAGAAAAAAATTTAAAAGTCAACGACACAACTAAGTCTGGCGAATTGCTAAAACAAATTGGCAATGGGTTTTTCCCAACTAAAGTCTGGAATTTTGATCTAAGATATCTTATCAAATTTAACCAATATGAAGGGTTTAGAACTGGATTAGGAGGTATTACTAATGAAGCGTTTTCTGAAAAATTTAGAATAGATTCTTACCTAGTCTATGGATTTAGAGATGATAGTTTTAAATACAAAATTGGTGGTGGTTTTAGAGTTAATCCTGATACTAAAACTTGGATAAACATCTCCTATATTGACGATTTAAAAGAAACCGGAAGTTCTGCCTTTTTAACCGATAGCAGATCCTTCTCTTTTTTTGAACCACGATTACTCAACATCGATTTATTTCATAAACACATTACTTCTGCTGTCTCCATTGAACATGAAATAAATCCTAAATTATACACAAAAGCAGAGCTGGCTATAAGCAATATTAGACCAACCTATGATTATAATTATGTCTTGGATAATAAAAATTATAGTGGTTTTGAAACATCTACCGCAAAAATAGCATTGCAATGGGACCCTTTTAATTCAACAGTGCAACTAGAAGATGGTACAACTAGCATCAATCAAGGGTACCCAAAATTTACATTACAATACACCAAGAGTTTTAAGGATGTGTTTAATGCAGATTTCAATTTTTCGAAATTAGATTTTAGAACCATTCATAAAATTAAATTAAACAAAGATTCCTACACTATTGGAACACTATCAGCAGGAATTGCACATGGTGATGCACCTTTAACACATTTATATCACGCTTACCCTAATAATATTACCAAAGAAACTATACTTCAACGATTTTCTGTAGCAGGTATTAATAGTTTTGAAACTATGTATTTTAACGAGTTTTTTTCAGACCGTTTTTCTACTTTAGTCATCAAACATTATGTCAAACCTTTTGCAATTGCTAAACGCTTTAATCCTCAATTGGTATTAGTAACGCGATACGCAATTGGTAATATGAATAACATTGAAAGACATCAAAACGTAAGCTTTGAAACCTTAAAACATGGTTACACAGAAAGTGGTTTTGAAATAAATAAACTAATATTTGGCTTTGGCTTAAGTGCCACCTACAGATATGGTGCTTACCACTTATCTAGAGAAGAAGACAATATTGCATTAAAATTCACATTTAATATTACATTATAA
- the asnS gene encoding asparagine--tRNA ligase, with translation MNSYTVATLLKETKLQEVHIKGWVRTFRANRFIALNDGSTLQNIQCVVDFENTDEDLLKRITTGAAVSITGDLVESQGKGQNVEVSVTKIEILGDSDPETYPIQPKKHSFEFLRENAHLRTRTNTFSAVMRLRSSLSFAIHKYFNDNGFYYMHTPIITGSDAEGAGEMFRVSTLDQKKPPLNEDGTIDYKEDFFGKETNLTVSGQLEAETYAMSLGKVYTFGPTFRAENSNTSRHLAEFWMIEPEVAFMDLAGNMDLAEDFMKSVISYILEHNQEDLEFLDQRLFDEEKTKPQAERSDLRLIEKLKFVTENNFKRVSYTEAIDILRNSKPNKKKKFNYIIEEWGADLQSEHERFLVEKHFKCPVILFDYPANIKAFYMRLNEDGKTVRAMDILFPGIGEIVGGSQREERLEVLKEKMAALDIPEEELWWYLDLRKYGTAVHSGFGLGFERLVMFATGMTNIRDVIPYPRTPQNAEF, from the coding sequence ATGAACTCATACACAGTCGCTACATTACTAAAAGAAACCAAATTACAAGAAGTACATATAAAAGGTTGGGTACGTACCTTTAGAGCTAATCGTTTTATTGCATTAAATGATGGTTCTACATTGCAAAATATCCAATGCGTAGTAGATTTTGAAAATACAGACGAAGACTTACTAAAACGAATCACTACTGGTGCTGCAGTATCTATTACAGGTGATTTAGTAGAAAGTCAAGGAAAAGGGCAAAATGTTGAAGTTAGCGTTACTAAAATTGAAATTTTAGGAGATTCTGATCCTGAAACCTATCCAATACAACCTAAAAAACATAGCTTCGAATTTTTACGCGAAAACGCACATTTACGCACCAGAACCAATACGTTTAGTGCTGTCATGCGTTTACGTTCTTCATTATCTTTTGCAATTCATAAATATTTTAACGATAATGGTTTTTATTATATGCACACACCAATAATTACTGGCAGTGATGCAGAAGGTGCTGGTGAGATGTTTAGAGTTAGCACGCTAGATCAGAAAAAACCACCATTAAATGAAGATGGAACTATAGATTATAAAGAAGACTTTTTTGGCAAGGAAACTAACTTGACCGTTTCTGGTCAGTTAGAAGCTGAAACTTATGCAATGTCATTAGGTAAAGTCTACACTTTTGGTCCAACTTTTAGAGCAGAAAATTCAAATACATCTCGTCACTTGGCAGAATTCTGGATGATTGAGCCTGAGGTAGCTTTTATGGATTTAGCTGGTAATATGGATTTAGCTGAAGATTTTATGAAATCTGTTATAAGCTATATATTAGAACACAATCAAGAAGATTTAGAGTTTTTAGACCAACGTCTTTTTGATGAAGAAAAAACAAAACCTCAAGCAGAACGTAGCGATTTACGCTTAATCGAAAAACTTAAATTTGTTACCGAAAATAACTTTAAGCGAGTTAGTTATACCGAAGCTATTGATATTTTACGTAATAGTAAACCAAACAAGAAAAAGAAATTCAATTATATTATTGAAGAATGGGGAGCCGATTTACAGTCAGAACACGAACGCTTTCTTGTAGAAAAACATTTTAAATGTCCAGTAATTTTATTTGATTATCCAGCAAACATTAAAGCTTTTTACATGCGCTTAAATGAAGATGGGAAAACAGTACGTGCTATGGATATTTTATTTCCTGGTATTGGAGAGATTGTTGGTGGATCGCAACGTGAGGAGCGTCTTGAAGTCTTAAAAGAAAAAATGGCAGCATTAGACATTCCTGAAGAAGAATTATGGTGGTACTTAGACTTACGTAAATATGGTACAGCTGTACACTCTGGTTTTGGTTTAGGTTTTGAACGTTTAGTGATGTTTGCAACAGGAATGACCAATATTAGAGATGTCATTCCTTATCCAAGAACACCCCAAAATGCCGAGTTTTAA
- the rpoN gene encoding RNA polymerase factor sigma-54, giving the protein MLKQYLQFKLSQKLSPQQIQLMKLIQLPTQAFEQRLKQELEENPALESGKDEVSDQLDDDFDNTQDDFNDNETIDAGEINVDDYLSDDEVPDYRTNANNYSADDEDKSVPYAAGTSFTQHLVNQLNTYRLSDDERDIAIFLVGSVDESGYIRRELSDIVDDLAFTQSVYTDEDKVANILKIVHQLDPAGVGARNLQECLSIQLHRKEKHPDVELATQIIDKAFDQFTKKHYKKLMQKFDITEDQLKDAIHEIERLNPKPGGSYAGNNRIVEHVVPDFAIKIVDGELELTLNGRNAPELHVSREYSNMLKGYKESKDKSKSQKDAVMFIKQKLDAAKWFIDAIKQRQQTLFVTMSTIMHYQKEYFLTGDERNLKPMILKDIADEIDMDVSTVSRVANSKYVDTPYGTKLIKEFFSESMTNDQGEEVSTREIKKILETVIEEENKKKPLTDEALAKILKEKGYPIARRTVAKYREQLDIPVARLRKKI; this is encoded by the coding sequence ATGCTTAAACAATATTTACAGTTCAAATTATCGCAAAAGTTGTCTCCTCAACAAATTCAATTAATGAAATTGATACAGTTGCCAACACAAGCATTTGAACAACGTTTAAAGCAAGAATTGGAAGAAAATCCAGCGTTAGAAAGTGGTAAAGATGAAGTCTCTGACCAATTAGATGATGATTTTGACAATACGCAAGACGATTTTAATGACAACGAAACTATAGATGCAGGAGAGATTAATGTTGACGATTATTTAAGTGATGATGAAGTCCCAGATTATCGTACCAACGCCAATAATTACAGTGCAGATGATGAGGACAAAAGCGTTCCTTATGCTGCAGGAACATCATTTACACAGCATTTAGTTAATCAATTAAACACATATCGCTTATCTGATGATGAGCGTGATATAGCAATTTTTTTAGTTGGAAGTGTTGATGAAAGCGGTTATATACGTCGAGAATTAAGCGATATAGTTGATGACTTAGCATTTACACAAAGTGTCTATACAGACGAAGATAAAGTGGCTAACATACTTAAAATTGTACACCAATTAGATCCAGCTGGTGTTGGTGCTAGAAATCTACAAGAGTGTTTAAGTATTCAATTACACAGAAAAGAAAAACATCCTGATGTAGAATTAGCCACTCAAATTATTGATAAAGCATTTGACCAGTTTACTAAAAAGCATTACAAAAAATTAATGCAAAAGTTTGATATTACTGAAGATCAGCTTAAAGATGCTATTCATGAGATTGAACGATTAAATCCAAAACCAGGAGGATCTTACGCAGGAAATAACAGAATAGTAGAACATGTCGTACCTGATTTTGCAATTAAAATTGTTGATGGCGAGTTAGAGCTGACACTAAACGGTCGTAATGCACCAGAATTGCATGTGTCTAGAGAGTATAGTAACATGCTTAAAGGATATAAAGAAAGTAAAGACAAAAGTAAGTCTCAAAAAGATGCTGTGATGTTTATCAAACAAAAGTTGGATGCAGCTAAATGGTTTATTGATGCTATAAAACAACGTCAGCAAACCCTTTTTGTAACTATGAGTACTATTATGCATTATCAAAAAGAATATTTTTTAACTGGTGATGAGCGTAACCTTAAGCCTATGATATTAAAAGATATTGCTGATGAGATTGATATGGATGTCTCAACCGTATCGAGAGTAGCTAATAGTAAGTATGTTGACACGCCTTATGGCACCAAATTAATTAAAGAATTCTTTTCGGAATCCATGACTAATGACCAAGGTGAGGAAGTGTCTACCAGAGAAATCAAAAAGATATTAGAAACCGTTATTGAGGAAGAAAACAAAAAGAAACCTTTAACGGACGAAGCTTTAGCCAAAATACTAAAAGAAAAGGGCTATCCAATTGCTAGACGTACTGTTGCAAAATATAGAGAACAGCTAGATATTCCTGTGGCGAGATTACGTAAGAAAATATAA
- the pyrH gene encoding UMP kinase: MKYKRILLKLSGEALMGNRQYGIDPERLSEYAEEIKAVTEKGIEVAIVIGGGNIFRGVAGAMNGMDRVQGDHMGMLATVINGLALQQALEDAGVKTRLQTAIKINEVAEPFIRRKAMSHLKKGRVVIFGGGTGNPYFTTDSAAVLRAIEIEADVILKGTRVDGIYNADPEKDSSAIKFDHITFDDVLRKGLKVMDTTAFTLSQENDLPIIVFDMNTTGNLMKVVSGENIGTQVSL; the protein is encoded by the coding sequence ATGAAATATAAAAGAATACTCCTTAAATTATCAGGTGAAGCTTTAATGGGAAATCGCCAGTATGGTATAGATCCCGAACGTTTATCAGAATACGCAGAAGAAATTAAAGCAGTCACCGAAAAAGGAATTGAAGTGGCTATTGTAATAGGTGGTGGAAATATTTTTAGAGGTGTTGCAGGTGCTATGAATGGTATGGATCGAGTACAAGGTGACCATATGGGAATGCTAGCAACAGTAATTAATGGATTAGCACTACAACAAGCATTAGAAGATGCAGGTGTTAAAACTAGATTACAAACTGCTATAAAAATAAACGAAGTTGCAGAGCCTTTTATACGCAGAAAAGCGATGAGTCACTTAAAAAAAGGGCGTGTAGTTATTTTTGGTGGAGGAACAGGAAACCCATATTTTACTACAGATTCTGCTGCTGTTTTAAGAGCAATCGAGATTGAAGCAGATGTTATTTTAAAAGGCACACGTGTAGATGGAATTTACAATGCTGACCCAGAAAAAGACAGTTCGGCAATTAAATTTGATCACATTACTTTTGATGATGTGTTACGTAAAGGATTAAAGGTAATGGATACCACAGCTTTTACTTTAAGTCAAGAAAACGATTTACCAATTATTGTATTTGATATGAATACAACAGGTAATTTAATGAAAGTCGTTTCAGGAGAAAATATCGGAACACAAGTAAGTTTATAA
- a CDS encoding TlpA disulfide reductase family protein produces the protein MKFLKSICIIITFLVFGLLQAQDYKFIPKDQRLLTDEEVKTMEIMITPDVLLFNESGKLLPMSQVELMTNSDYKPLFYVDTDNKLKSIVFKRVKAKDNRVAKNPEAEFTKGEKALDFIATDIDGNTFKLSDLQGQVVILNFWFTKCGPCIQEMPELNKLSENYKDKKVKFLAITFNQKDIVEQFLEEQDFTFTIVPNANDVVSLYGVNSFPTSIVIDKEGKIVAKEVGYRTNIKSVLTKAINAAL, from the coding sequence ATGAAGTTTTTAAAGTCCATCTGTATTATTATTACCTTTTTAGTTTTTGGATTACTTCAAGCTCAAGACTATAAGTTTATACCCAAAGATCAGCGTTTGTTAACAGATGAAGAAGTTAAGACAATGGAGATTATGATAACTCCAGATGTTTTATTGTTTAACGAAAGCGGGAAATTACTACCTATGTCTCAAGTTGAATTGATGACTAATTCAGATTATAAACCTTTGTTTTATGTCGATACAGATAATAAGCTTAAATCCATAGTTTTTAAAAGAGTAAAAGCTAAAGATAACAGAGTGGCAAAAAACCCTGAAGCCGAGTTTACAAAAGGTGAAAAAGCGTTAGATTTTATAGCGACAGATATAGACGGAAACACCTTTAAATTATCAGATTTACAAGGACAAGTCGTCATCCTCAATTTTTGGTTTACTAAATGTGGACCTTGTATTCAAGAAATGCCAGAATTAAATAAACTATCTGAGAATTATAAAGACAAAAAAGTAAAGTTTTTGGCTATTACGTTTAACCAAAAGGATATTGTCGAACAGTTTTTGGAAGAACAAGACTTTACATTTACTATTGTGCCAAATGCTAATGATGTTGTTTCGTTATATGGTGTTAATAGCTTTCCTACAAGCATAGTCATTGATAAAGAAGGTAAAATTGTAGCTAAAGAAGTAGGTTATAGAACCAATATTAAATCTGTACTTACAAAAGCCATCAATGCAGCACTATAA